In the genome of Lacerta agilis isolate rLacAgi1 chromosome 2, rLacAgi1.pri, whole genome shotgun sequence, one region contains:
- the LRRN1 gene encoding leucine-rich repeat neuronal protein 1, whose protein sequence is MAGINFTLKVCHLVLGLLVNQFSASSIPNNECPQLCVCEIRPWFTPQSTYREATTVDCNDLRLTKIPSNLSSDTQVLLLQSNNIAKTTDELQQLFNLTELDFSQNNFTSIKDVGLSNLTQLTTLHLEENQIMEMTDYCLQDLCNLQELYINHNQISTISANAFSGLKNLLRLHLNSNKLKVIDSRWFDSTPNLEILMIGENPVIGILDMNFKPLSNLRSLVLAGMYLTDIPGNALVGLDSLESLSFYDNRLVKVPQLALEKVPNLKFLDLNKNPIHKIQEGDFKNMLRLKELGINNMGELVSVDRYALDNLPELTKLEATNNPKLSYIHRLAFRDVPALESLMLNNNALNAVYQKTVESLPNLREISIHSNPLRCDCVIHWINSNKTNIRFMEPLSMFCAMPPEYRGQQVKEVLIQDSSEQCLPMISHDTFPNHLNLDIGMTVFLDCRAMAEPEPEIYWVTPLGNKITAETLSDKYKLSSEGTLEISNIQTEDSGRYTCVAQNIEGADTRVATIRVNGTLLDGTQVLKIYVKQAESHSILVSWKVNSNVMTSNLKWSSATMKIDNPHITYTARVPVDVHEYNLTHLQPSTDYEVCLTVSNIHQQTQKSCVNVTTKNAAFSLEITDQETSTALAAVMGSMFAVISLASVSVYVAKRFKRKNYHHSLKKYMQKTSSIPLNELYPPLINLWEGDSEKDKEGAAETKPTQVDTSRSYYMW, encoded by the coding sequence ATGGCTGGGATTAATTTTACATTAAAGGTTTGCCATTTGGTTCTGGGATTACTTGTAAACCAATTTAGTGCATCTTCCATACCGAATAATGAATGTCCACAATTGTGCGTCTGTGAGATAAGGCCATGGTTTACACCCCAGTCGACCTATAGAGAAGCTACAACAGTTGACTGCAACGATCTTCGTTTAACAAAAATCCCCAGTAATCTTTCCAGTGATACTCAAGTTCTTCTTTTGCAAAGCAACAACATTGCCAAGACCACCGATGAGCTCCAACAGCTTTTCAATTTAACAGAATTGGATTTTTCACAGAATAATTTTACTAGTATAAAAGATGTGGGGCTGTCAAATCTTACTCAGCTCACTACTTTACATCTGGAGGAGAATCAGATCATGGAGATGACAGATTACTGCTTACAGGATCTGTGCAATCTTCAAGAACTTTATATAAACCATAACCAAATCAGTACCATTTCTGCAAATGCATTCTCAGGCTTGAAGAACCTTTTAAGACTTCATCTTAattccaacaaattaaaagttATTGACAGTCGCTGGTTTGATTCTACACCCAACTTGGAAATTCTGATGATTGGGGAAAATCCTGTGATTGGGATATTAGATATGAATTTCAAGCCACTCTCAAATTTAAGAAGTCTGGTTCTGGCTGGTATGTACCTGACTGACATCCCTGGAAATGCTCTAGTAGGCTTGGATagtcttgaaagtctctcatttTATGACAACAGATTAGTTAAAGTTCCTCAGCTTGCACTTGAGAAAGTTCCAAATTTAAAATTTTTGGATCTTAACAAAAACCCAATCCACAAAATCCAAGAAGGAGACTTCAAAAACATGCTTCGGTTGAAAGAACTTGGAATCAACAATATGGGAGAGCTGGTCTCTGTTGACAGGTATGCATTAGACAATCTTCCTGAACTTACCAAGCTTGAAGCAACGAACAACCCAAAGTTATCTTATATACATCGTTTAGCATTTCGGGATGTTCCTGCTCTGGAAAGCCTGATGCTTAACAATAATGCCTTGAATGCAGTCTACCAAAAAACAGTGGAATCCCTGCCAAACTTGCGTGAGATCAGCATTCACAGTAATCCCCTTAGGTGTGACTGTGTCATCCATTGGATAAACTCAAACAAGACTAATATCCGTTTCATGGAGCCCTTATCAATGTTCTGTGCTATGCCACCAGAATACAGGGGGCAGCAAGTCAAGGAGGTGTTAATACAGGATTCCAGTGAGCAATGTCTTCCGATGATATCTCATGACACATTTCCAAATCATTTGAATTTGGACATTGGCATGACTGTCTTCTTGGATTGTCGGGCTATGGCAGAGCCAGAACCTGAAATTTATTGGGTAACTCCACTTGGGAATAAAATAACTGCTGAAACCCTTTCGGACAAATACAAGCTTAGCAGTGAAGGGACTCTGGAAATATCAAATATTCAGACCGAGGATTCAGGAAGGTACACATGTGTGGCTCAAAACATAGAAGGAGCAGATACAAGAGTAGCTACAATTAGAGTGAATGGAACGCTGCTGGATGGTACTCAAGTTCTGAAAATATATGTCAAACAAGCAGAATCTCACTCAATCTTGGTGTCTTGGAAGGTTAACTCTAACGTAATGACGTCCAACTTGAAATGGTCATCCGCTACAATGAAGATTGATAATCCTCACATTACCTATACCGCTAGGGTCCCGGTGGATGTGCATGAATACAACCTCACACACTTGCAACCTTCCACAGATTATGAAGTCTGTCTCACTGTATCTAACATCCATCAGCAAACTCAAAAGTCCTGTGTTAATGTTACTacaaaaaatgcagcattttccCTTGAGATTACTGACCAAGAAACAAGCACAGCTCTGGCTGCAGTCATGGGATCCATGTTTGCTGTTATTAGTCTTGCCTCTGTTTCTGTCTATGTTGCTAAGAGGTTTAAGAGGAAAAACTACCACCATTCACTGAAAAAGTATATGCAAAAGACCTCTTCCATCCCTCTGAATGAACTCTATCCTCCACTTATTAACCTCTGGGAAGGTGACAGTGAAAAAGACAAGGAGGGCGCTGCCGAAACCAAGCCAACTCAAGTGGACACGTCCAGAAGCTATTATATGTGGTAA